TTTCGAAGACTACCATCTTGAGTGGTGGTTCGATACTCTATCGAGGGTCCGGGTAGATTCGTGCCATACGTCCTCTTCTTCTTGCCGAGAGATCCCGGAGAGATTGGGTACATGCTGTTATTGCGACCGGTTAATACCATCACTTTCACGAAATTCGCATCATAATCCAAGCTGTTCTTGAACGCAGCAGTGCGGTAGGTGCCAGTGCTTTTATTCAGCTCCACTAGGATCACATCGAGAATACCATCCTGATAGAAGTCATAGAATACCGCCATTGTTGTTTCGTTGTAAAACGGATTCAAAGCCTGCCATTTTACTTGAAACGTTCGAGTGAAACCGACGCACGAGTCGCACGCAACGTTTTCTAGGAGGAACGACTGTTTCTGCTTGCTACTAGTTGACCGGAGGGTGGCCAACAAGTCCGGGTAACCGTCCATGTTAAAGTCTCCACCACGCAAAGTGATTGTATCCGTGTATCGCTGTCCGTCGGGCGCCACGAATCCCCAGAGCACGTTGTTAATGTCCCTAAAGTTTACCCGCAGATCGTGCCACTGATCCGAGTACATCATGATCGTACTATTGGTACATGCTTTGTCAAAACACAGCGGTAGTAGCAGACCCATCTTGCCAGTTAGCTCTGTGTCCAGATAGAGAGTCTGACCAATCACGCTAGAGACTTTCTCATCCTCCAGCGAAATATTGTATGGGAATGGTATGGTGTTTTCGAAGATAAAACCTCCCCCTGCAACGCCCAACCAAATTTCAAATGATTTCTTCGAGGTCACCACTAGATCCGCCAAAAAGTCCCTGTTTAGGTCCAAGTAGGCGTTCGAATGAGGCTCGTCGATCGGTGAAAACGGTTCACTGTTCAATGAACGCATTGGCTCCATTTTAGGATGCTTCCTGCTTTGATCAAATATCCAGAACGTTCTTtctcgtttttcgtttattccgAATAGGTCTATGATCATGTCTCCGTTGTAGTCCATTGCCAATGGCTGTCCTATCATCTTCACCAGTGGTTCCTTTTCATCGGTACAATTAAGTTTTCCATTACCACCCCAAAGCACGTAAACGAACGACAATTTCGTACTTTTGTCGAACGTAATCACCAACACGTCCATGAAGACATCACCATCGAAATCTCCAGGTACTACGCTGACCACCCTGCGGGTGAACGTGCAACTCAAATCTGAACTGGGTTTTAGCAGCGGTTCTTGTTCAGCGGCTAGAAATATCTCTACCATGGTTGCGTTCTTTCGCAACATAAACACATCCGTCAATTCATCTGAATTGAAATCTCCAAACGCGGCTGGCATGCCATCCAGTACGTCTCCGAAAACTGCTGCAGTTATATCGCTGCATTTCACTGATGCGACCGCCAAAGCTATAGCATACAGGATCGTTGCCCAGGCAGCtcgcattttttttctttttgtatctGTCGAATCAAAGAAACAATTATTGTACTCTTGAGTCAACTTATTCGAAAAGCATAAAATTTCTTAATAAATCCTTTCTAACCTAACTATTCTGCCAAGGTTGCAATAACTATGTAACCAAACGCTCTACCATTTACCACGCTGTCGCATTTCTGTTGTTCCTTCGCAAAATTGATCTCACCATTCATCCAGACTTGATTTTTGCGATAAACACGACAAAGACAAATAATTCTTGAATAAAACACTCGTAAACATATATTGCTCACCCGATTGCGTCGTTCATGTCTTCCTGAGTCAAGATTCCTGACAGCTGACTCACACAATCGTGCAACAAGCTGTCAATCTTTCTGTTTGACGAATCGCGAATATAGACTTACCGTCCGATGGTAATGTCTCCGACTGTCGTATCCACTGAATATTCACGACTGATTTTAGCGTCCTCTTCCCACGAATGACGGTTAGTTAATGCACTATTTACCGCAGTATGTACAATGAAATGCAAAAGGCGGATGTAAATAGTAAATGTAGTTTGATACAACCCACGTTCTAGAATTAACATATGCATAGAGTCAAAAGCCTCTGAAAAATGGCCGAAAAAATACAACTACTTATGAATTTACCGAAAAGTCTTTATGAACTGAGTGTGGCCAGGATAGTAGACTTGCTACAGACACACAATTTTTCACGACAATGTCTGGCCGATTTACCGGATATATTGCTGTTCGACGTTTATTATGCGGTAAAATTTGAAACGTCTCGTCCACAGCTCTTTTATCGCATAGATTGTGTTTGAATTGTACAAAAATGTATAAACACATTAGTTTACTTTTCTTGacattaataacataataaatgcATTGCTCTTGATTTTACAGATGTCCAAAGTAGATAATTTTCCATTTAATGAATTCATAACACTGGAATGGAGTAATTTGGCTACGTTTTCTAAGATGTTAGCAATAACTAATGGAGAGATAGATTTGTTAATATGTTTTGAGGTGAGGCAATGTTATGGGAAAAAAAAGACCATTACCTGGCTTAGACTCCAATCTATATTATTCTTCAAGCTTTTAGGGTATCCTTTGAGAAAAGAATTAGTATCAAGCTATATTTCATGGTGCAATGATGCCAACAACAATCCAGATGCTCAAGATGGGCTGATAAAATTAGGTCTCAGATTTGGTGGATTCCTGGGCGATGCTGGCGATATTCATGAAAGTGAGGAGGTTTTGCTAAAATGTCAGGAATTATGTCTGCTTAATAATTTTACACCTGAAAATTGGTGTAGAACATTAAAATGTTGCTATAGGTAAACAAGACATTAGGATTCTAATTTAACTTATACCTTATTTACGCAGAAACATATTAATCTGTAATAATTATCTGATTGTAAAGACTGCTACATGTCCAAGCTGCATATTGCTTATTCGAAAATGCAACAAGAACATTGATACAAGCTATGGATTTAGTGAAGCGTTTAAAACAGGCAGAATTCGAGTGCAATTTTGCTGCTTTGTACACAGAATTTAGCGTGTTATATTATATGAAGGATATGTACGACGAGGCTTATAGGTATTCGTTGAATGTATATCTTTGGTCATTTGTGAATTTTCCTAATTGCATTTCTATTCTTGTTCAGATGGAGTATAAAAGCTTTGGGACAACTGAAACCTACGCTGCCAGCTCGCATTACTGTGGACGTTCTGAGACAAGCTGCGAAATCGTGTCTGCTGAAACGAGAATTTCCGAAAGCCGGTTTGCTTATCGAACAAGCCGTTTATCTCGGCAGGCAAAAATTTGAGTCGCATTATCTAGTAAACACCAACGTCCTTCTAGATTACGGATTATACTTATTAAACATTGATAATTTAATTGATAGCGTTTATGTTTACAAGGTCCGCATATTGCTTACGAATCTTCATTGTGAGAACGTGTTTCATTAATcttttatattcaaatattattctcTAGAAAGTTGTAGCTGCGAGGATGTCAGTATTCCCGAAATGCAATTTACATGTCGCGCTGGCCTCGGTAGATCTTGCGTATGCGATGTACGTGTACGAATATAATTTTGGGAATTTTACAGAGGCGAGGTAAGCAATTTTACAAGGAAATTATCAAGGCTATTCGTGACTGTATTAGTCTATATTGTACACATAGAGAATATGCAAACCGGGGGACAGTGACTATAGAACGCTGTCTTAGCAATAATTTGTTATTGGCGAATGCAAAGAAAGTATATGCATTAATACTCGAAGAAATAGCAATACAGATCAGACAGCAGTACATATCAGACATGATCGATAAGTCATTACGTATGGCTGAAGAATTTTATCTATATGCTTTGCATCTGATAAGGAAAACGTTAGGAGAGAAAAATGTATTGATCGCAAATATTTACGGAAATTTGGGGCGTTTTTATCAAACTATGGGAAGATTAGAGGTATGTGTGGTATGGTAAACAtatcaattaaatattttatgtagtAACTATAGGAATAGCATATCGGGTATCAGGATGCGGAAACAATGCTCAACAAAGCTGTACGCATTAAAGAACAATTATTAGGACCGAATGACTACGAAGTTGGCTTGAGTCTAGGACATTTAGCGTCCTTGTACACTCATGATATGATTCGGTATGATGAGGCCGAGAAACTTTGTCATCGCAGTATTGTAATCAGTAAGTGgaagataataattttaaaCGTTAATGACCGTGCATACTTTAATACGTTCATGTTATTAGATATAAATACGTTCGGCAAAAGCTATAGTGGATTGGAATACGATTATCGAACACTTTTACATATTTACATAAAAAGGCTCGAACATGAGAAAGTCTTGCAGTATGAAACCTTATTAGACGAATGGAAAATATTGAGATTGCAACGCACTGAATCTGAAAACCTACCGTTTGATTACGAAAGACTTCCACACCCGATCGAAGAAGTGATCGACACATTTTTTACCATGTAATATATCTGTAAATACAGTACCAACCGTTGTTATTTATTAACTTTTGCGGCCAACATTTCGCGAAtcgtgtattttattttattgttcacATCGCGACAAATTCTTATATTATCGACGCGATGCTCGCGGTTGTTAGACTTATTGGAAACTACATGAGAGACTCTTCACACTTATAAACTGTACCTCATAGTTTTGTTACAGTTTCTCTTCTCCTTCGTTTACAAAATAATAGTTTACgaacaacatttacaacagaTACATTCAAAATATACACGCGCACGCACCTGTAATTAATGTATAATACAAAAGTTGTAGCAAAATGTGAGAACTTTATGCTAACGGAGAGAATGTAatgttaaatttatatatatattaataataaataaatatcgtttACAGAACGTTCAGTGTCCAATAGAACAGTATACCAAGTATAATTCGCAACAAACTATCGATTTTCATGGTATCTACGTTAAGATGGTATGTATATACGGTAATGTACATTAAAAGGCAGTATATTATTGAATGCCTTACTTTCTTCTAGTGTCTCGGTATTGATACTATAATAAGAAGAAATAAAAACCTGCAACTGTTTTTATACAAGAGTGATGAAAACAACAGAATTAAGCAAAATATgagttaaattaataattagtgAAATGTCCAATATATTCTTTCCATACGAGACTTACTTTTAGCAATGTAGATAACAAGACAATAGATATATATTCATTAATTTTTGGATAACACATACATTCAAAAGCTTTAATcttttaaattacaataaacaTTAAGTAGTACATAATTCGTATTTACACGATATTTATCTTATCACTCCAGTTGTCAGGTAATAGGAATCTTATCTAGCATCCTCTCATACTAAGAGCATCTCTAAGTCTTCCTGAAACTGATCGTAGAGGTATGTTACATCAACTTACATGTCCAACTAGAGGTACAGTTAAGGGACTACGTGATTACTGATGAAGTTACGGTTTTGCATTTTATGTTAGCATATTATAAACATGAACTATTAAGAAAGAAGTCTCGAATTTTCGATAACTTTACAGTAATCCAATCCCGTAACTCGTCAACACACTGAATTACCGAATTCATATTGCACATCTTGCTGGACTGATTTCGTGTCAGAATATTTAATCAGGTGTATGTGGGGGTTCTTGGCTAAAGTACGGTGCTGTGTCCTGCACCAATAACGTATGGCAAACATCACAGACTCTGGATGGTCTTTGTTTGGGTCCACTTTTCACAACATGTGAAAGACAAGACAAACAAAATATATGGCCACAATGGCGGCAATGCACCTATGAAAATATACTTCTTTAGTCTTCGCTGAAACGTGTCAATTAAAATCAGCAATACCTTTTTCTTTGTAACTGTGAAAGCATTATGACAAGTAGGGCATTCTTCCACGTCTTCTTCATGTTGCCATCTTACTTCGCTACCAGCTTGTCTGATCCTTTCTAATTGTACCTATCGCAAAAAGTGGATTTTATATTAATAGAGCACTTATTCTAATGAATGTACATAGTCTAATTCCTTATAATTATATTCCATATTTTATACCTGCAATGATTGCGACAGTCTAACGAAGTCTTTTTGTACCGCTTCACTAGTATCTAGTTCTTGCTGAAGACTGGTAACTCTTTGCCGTAATTCGGCAATTTTTAATTCAGCCTCTTTATTCTCTTTCAAGACAGCTTCCAATTGTTTTTCTAAACGCTCCAGTTTCTCTTCCCTTTCGGCAAGCGATCGATGATCTCTGATATACTTATCTAATTGTGTTCTGCAGAGTAAGTACAGTTAGCAAGGTCAACAAAAACTTATTCGCATCAAACGCTCATAAGATAAGCTACATTACCTTAATCCGCTAATTTCATTCTTTAATACCAATACTTCTTGTTCTTTCACTCTACTTTCTtgttccatttgttcatgtaaCAAAGTTACTTCATATCTTAACGTTTCTTCCTTTTCTTGCGCAACTTCTTGTGCCACTTTAGCAGTGATCAGATCTTCGCGCATCTTTAAAAGACTGACATGCAGCTCCTCGACATTATTCGGCATGTTGATACTCTCACTCTGTAGTTGTTGGGAATGTTTACTATGCTTACCAACAAGATTCTCATTTTCTTTTTGCAGTCTGCAAAGATTCAACTagattttcaataaaattttgtcAGGAATGCTTTGGCAAAGAAAGTTACTTTATATGTGCGTTTTAAATTAAGATACGACAATAATATAAAAACTGTATGATTATAGGAAGTTGTCTTACGCGATAAGGTGCCTCTGTACTTCCTCTCGACCCCGCGTCAATTTCACCAGTTCTTCTTTGGCATTCCTCTGAACTTGTTCGAAAGCTTTTTTCAATTCGACCAAAGTCTGTTGTACTGTTTGCGAGGTATCCGTGAGTTCGGCTACTTTGATTTTATGTTCCTCCTTTTTTTCATTCCATTTCTCTTCCATTTCTTTACGAAACTCCACCTCCTTGGCCAGATCCTCTTTCTGCATTTGCAACATACGCTCGGAGTCCAAAAGTTGTTTCTCTAAATCTTTAGCAGTGGCTTGCATTTTGACTAATTGCGCTTCGTAATTAGCGCACATGTCGCACGCGGGCTCGAACGAACCCGGCTCCTGTTGTCTCTTTACCGACTCTTTGCATTTCTGTAACTCGTCGTCTGTGGCTCTTAATTTCTCTTTCAAGGCTTTAATTTCTTCTTCGAGTGGCACTACCAGTGAACGCAGAACTTCTGCATCTTCCTGTGCCTATAAAGCAATACTTTCTAATATTTGCACACCTATGTAAAATCGATAGGAAAAAAAAcaagtaataaaataaacacTTCATCGTGATCATTGAGATGATTTATGAACAGTTTCTGAAATGTGGTGCAGCTTTACAAGCTCATTGCAGAAAAGTTCAAAAATCATATATCCTAATGTTTACGTACATATCTTTTTACCTTCCTCATGCTTTCCTCGAGATTGTCAGAACCTAAAGATAAAGCATCGGCGCCTAACTGTGAAACTACTTTCCGGGCTATTGTTTTTGTTACTGTTGACAACGATATCTGCGGTCCATCCACAGGCGGCTCCCTAGGTAATTGTGACTTTAACCATTTGTTCTCTTCCTGCAACTTGGTCAGAGTCACTTTTAATTTTGATACTTCTGCATCCAATTGTATCCGCGAGCTTGAAGATTCCTCCACCGTATCACGTATCATTTTTAAATTAGTTCTAACCAGTAGATTCTGCATCTCGTACAACTCATTTTTCAGCTTCGCATTCTGTTCTTGCAAAGTGGTATTATCGTTTAATCTTCTCTGTAGTTCGTCTGCGAATGTACACTCTAATTAACACAACTCTCACGAAGTTACATACATCTACATACAGAAAATGATTTCACCTTCTGTTTGAAGAAACAGTTCCTTCAACTTTGCCCTCTGAACATTGAATTCTTCTCGCATCTTCACGTTTTCAGATTCTAGTCTATTTATCTTCTCCTGTAGCTCCTCTGAATCGTTACAAATATTTCATTAGTAAATTCAGTCAGAAACAGTGGTgatatattattttatctctGCGCAGATTATTAAGAAAGTAATGGTCATTTGTTCTGAATGGacaattgtaaaaaaaaaagagagtgCATATAGTTAAAGTAGCATACCAAAGGTATGATAAATAATTTGAGTTCAAGTTAATCTCTAATTCGATTTGTTTGCAGCAGATCGCAAGAGATTGTTCTTTTGTAAAAAAATGTGCAAAATGTGAATCCGTCATATTGAACTGACACCGAGAATAATTTCGTGAATGTGCTACCGCATCGAACGTACCACTTCCGTTCATGTTGATGGTGTTCTCCTCTGTGTAGTTCTCCATTGTTCGATGATTTGCTGCGGTCAAAGAAAATTTCGACGGGGCGGGTCACTGGCTATCGTGCAAAGGAGAAAAATGAATCCTAAAACTCTCCTCGACCGAGTCTTTCGGTAACATTATGGCACGTGTGCCGTACCAGTCGATCTCAGATTTTACTGACATTCATTCCAACAAAAGTGTCCCGGGAGTAGAATCGCGCGTGGCCACGCAGAACGATGTCACGTACGACGAAATGGAAAATCAACCTCAATAATCTAGCGGTCCGCCAGCGATGTATTATCAGCACTTCCTCGTCAATCAGTATATCGATATTTTGAACAGTTCACATTCGATAGTCGAGCGGTGTTGCAATCGACTTTAGCGAATTCTCGTTCGTATTAGTGGTCGTGTATCGTACGGCTAGTTCAAAACGCACGCAGCGTCGTGACTAACAAGTCACGCTACAAACGACCAAAAACCAAGAATCTTCGTAATGAATTCGTCAAATGACGCAGCAATAACTTACCGTGAATTCTAATTATATGTTTACATTAAATCAACCTTTCGTAGAGTATGACATTG
The window above is part of the Megalopta genalis isolate 19385.01 chromosome 2, iyMegGena1_principal, whole genome shotgun sequence genome. Proteins encoded here:
- the Pat1 gene encoding protein interacting with APP tail-1 isoform X2, whose product is MAEKIQLLMNLPKSLYELSVARIVDLLQTHNFSRQCLADLPDILLFDVYYAMSKVDNFPFNEFITLEWSNLATFSKMLAITNGEIDLLICFELLGYPLRKELVSSYISWCNDANNNPDAQDGLIKLGLRFGGFLGDAGDIHESEEVLLKCQELCLLNNFTPENWCRTLKCCYRLLHVQAAYCLFENATRTLIQAMDLVKRLKQAEFECNFAALYTEFSVLYYMKDMYDEAYRWSIKALGQLKPTLPARITVDVLRQAAKSCLLKREFPKAGLLIEQAVYLGRQKFESHYLVNTNVLLDYGLYLLNIDNLIDSVYVYKKVVAARMSVFPKCNLHVALASVDLAYAMYVYEYNFGNFTEAREYANRGTVTIERCLSNNLLLANAKKVYALILEEIAIQIRQQYISDMIDKSLRMAEEFYLYALHLIRKTLGEKNVLIANIYGNLGRFYQTMGRLEDAETMLNKAVRIKEQLLGPNDYEVGLSLGHLASLYTHDMIRYDEAEKLCHRSIVISKWKIIILNVNDRAYFNTFMLLDINTFGKSYSGLEYDYRTLLHIYIKRLEHEKVLQYETLLDEWKILRLQRTESENLPFDYERLPHPIEEVIDTFFTITFSVQ
- the Pat1 gene encoding protein interacting with APP tail-1 isoform X4, which encodes MAEKIQLLMNLPKSLYELSVARIVDLLQTHNFSRQCLADLPDILLFDVYYAMSKVDNFPFNEFITLEWSNLATFSKMLAITNGEIDLLICFELLGYPLRKELVSSYISWCNDANNNPDAQDGLIKLGLRFGGFLGDAGDIHESEEVLLKCQELCLLNNFTPENWCRTLKCCYRLLHVQAAYCLFENATRTLIQAMDLVKRLKQAEFECNFAALYTEFSVLYYMKDMYDEAYRWSIKALGQLKPTLPARITVDVLRQAAKSCLLKREFPKAGLLIEQAVYLGRQKFESHYLVNTNVLLDYGLYLLNIDNLIDSVYVYKKVVAARMSVFPKCNLHVALASVDLAYAMYVYEYNFGNFTEASLYCTHREYANRGTVTIERCLSNNLLLANAKKVYALILEEIAIQIRQQYISDMIDKSLRMAEEFYLYALHLIRKTLGEKNVLIANIYGNLGRFYQTMGRLEDAETMLNKAVRIKEQLLGPNDYEVGLSLGHLASLYTHDMIRYDEAEKLCHRSIVININTFGKSYSGLEYDYRTLLHIYIKRLEHEKVLQYETLLDEWKILRLQRTESENLPFDYERLPHPIEEVIDTFFTM
- the Pat1 gene encoding protein interacting with APP tail-1 isoform X6 is translated as MSKVDNFPFNEFITLEWSNLATFSKMLAITNGEIDLLICFELLGYPLRKELVSSYISWCNDANNNPDAQDGLIKLGLRFGGFLGDAGDIHESEEVLLKCQELCLLNNFTPENWCRTLKCCYRLLHVQAAYCLFENATRTLIQAMDLVKRLKQAEFECNFAALYTEFSVLYYMKDMYDEAYRWSIKALGQLKPTLPARITVDVLRQAAKSCLLKREFPKAGLLIEQAVYLGRQKFESHYLVNTNVLLDYGLYLLNIDNLIDSVYVYKKVVAARMSVFPKCNLHVALASVDLAYAMYVYEYNFGNFTEASLYCTHREYANRGTVTIERCLSNNLLLANAKKVYALILEEIAIQIRQQYISDMIDKSLRMAEEFYLYALHLIRKTLGEKNVLIANIYGNLGRFYQTMGRLEDAETMLNKAVRIKEQLLGPNDYEVGLSLGHLASLYTHDMIRYDEAEKLCHRSIVISKWKIIILNVNDRAYFNTFMLLDINTFGKSYSGLEYDYRTLLHIYIKRLEHEKVLQYETLLDEWKILRLQRTESENLPFDYERLPHPIEEVIDTFFTITFSVQ
- the Rbpn-5 gene encoding rab GTPase-binding effector protein rabaptin-5 isoform X3 produces the protein MENYTEENTINMNGSEELQEKINRLESENVKMREEFNVQRAKLKELFLQTEDELQRRLNDNTTLQEQNAKLKNELYEMQNLLEENKWLKSQLPREPPVDGPQISLSTVTKTIARKVVSQLGADALSLGSDNLEESMRKVKRYAQEDAEVLRSLVVPLEEEIKALKEKLRATDDELQKCKESVKRQQEPGSFEPACDMCANYEAQLVKMQATAKDLEKQLLDSERMLQMQKEDLAKEVEFRKEMEEKWNEKKEEHKIKVAELTDTSQTVQQTLVELKKAFEQVQRNAKEELVKLTRGREEVQRHLIALQKENENLVGKHSKHSQQLQSESINMPNNVEELHVSLLKMREDLITAKVAQEVAQEKEETLRYEVTLLHEQMEQESRVKEQEVLVLKNEISGLRTQLDKYIRDHRSLAEREEKLERLEKQLEAVLKENKEAELKIAELRQRVTSLQQELDTSEAVQKDFVRLSQSLQVQLERIRQAGSEVRWQHEEDVEECPTCHNAFTVTKKKVHCRHCGHIFCLSCLSHVVKSGPKQRPSRVCDVCHTLLVQDTAPYFSQEPPHTPD
- the Pat1 gene encoding protein interacting with APP tail-1 isoform X5, producing MAEKIQLLMNLPKSLYELSVARIVDLLQTHNFSRQCLADLPDILLFDVYYAMSKVDNFPFNEFITLEWSNLATFSKMLAITNGEIDLLICFELLGYPLRKELVSSYISWCNDANNNPDAQDGLIKLGLRFGGFLGDAGDIHESEEVLLKCQELCLLNNFTPENWCRTLKCCYRLLHVQAAYCLFENATRTLIQAMDLVKRLKQAEFECNFAALYTEFSVLYYMKDMYDEAYRWSIKALGQLKPTLPARITVDVLRQAAKSCLLKREFPKAGLLIEQAVYLGRQKFESHYLVNTNVLLDYGLYLLNIDNLIDSVYVYKKVVAARMSVFPKCNLHVALASVDLAYAMYVYEYNFGNFTEAREYANRGTVTIERCLSNNLLLANAKKVYALILEEIAIQIRQQYISDMIDKSLRMAEEFYLYALHLIRKTLGEKNVLIANIYGNLGRFYQTMGRLEDAETMLNKAVRIKEQLLGPNDYEVGLSLGHLASLYTHDMIRYDEAEKLCHRSIVININTFGKSYSGLEYDYRTLLHIYIKRLEHEKVLQYETLLDEWKILRLQRTESENLPFDYERLPHPIEEVIDTFFTITFSVQ
- the LOC117229972 gene encoding T-cell immunomodulatory protein; translated protein: MRAAWATILYAIALAVASVKCSDITAAVFGDVLDGMPAAFGDFNSDELTDVFMLRKNATMVEIFLAAEQEPLLKPSSDLSCTFTRRVVSVVPGDFDGDVFMDVLVITFDKSTKLSFVYVLWGGNGKLNCTDEKEPLVKMIGQPLAMDYNGDMIIDLFGINEKRERTFWIFDQSRKHPKMEPMRSLNSEPFSPIDEPHSNAYLDLNRDFLADLVVTSKKSFEIWLGVAGGGFIFENTIPFPYNISLEDEKVSSVIGQTLYLDTELTGKMGLLLPLCFDKACTNSTIMMYSDQWHDLRVNFRDINNVLWGFVAPDGQRYTDTITLRGGDFNMDGYPDLLATLRSTSSKQKQSFLLENVACDSCVGFTRTFQVKWQALNPFYNETTMAVFYDFYQDGILDVILVELNKSTGTYRTAAFKNSLDYDANFVKVMVLTGRNNSMYPISPGSLGKKKRTYGTNLPGPSIEYRTTTQDGSLRNAFAAQLPQSAHFSLNLPYTTFGLGRTPNFVDGLKIGMGGMSREWPQIIPNSQMVVIPNPIEEPSKWKAQLFVTPSKLILLSAAALTGTCGLISFIIMALYWKERREDKIEKLQEAHRFPFDAM
- the Rbpn-5 gene encoding rab GTPase-binding effector protein rabaptin-5 isoform X2; protein product: MENYTEENTINMNGSEELQEKINRLESENVKMREEFNVQRAKLKELFLQTEDELQRRLNDNTTLQEQNAKLKNELYEMQNLLVRTNLKMIRDTVEESSSSRIQLDAEVSKLKVTLTKLQEENKWLKSQLPREPPVDGPQISLSTVTKTIARKVVSQLGADALSLGSDNLEESMRKAQEDAEVLRSLVVPLEEEIKALKEKLRATDDELQKCKESVKRQQEPGSFEPACDMCANYEAQLVKMQATAKDLEKQLLDSERMLQMQKEDLAKEVEFRKEMEEKWNEKKEEHKIKVAELTDTSQTVQQTLVELKKAFEQVQRNAKEELVKLTRGREEVQRHLIALQKENENLVGKHSKHSQQLQSESINMPNNVEELHVSLLKMREDLITAKVAQEVAQEKEETLRYEVTLLHEQMEQESRVKEQEVLVLKNEISGLRTQLDKYIRDHRSLAEREEKLERLEKQLEAVLKENKEAELKIAELRQRVTSLQQELDTSEAVQKDFVRLSQSLQVQLERIRQAGSEVRWQHEEDVEECPTCHNAFTVTKKKVHCRHCGHIFCLSCLSHVVKSGPKQRPSRVCDVCHTLLVQDTAPYFSQEPPHTPD
- the Rbpn-5 gene encoding rab GTPase-binding effector protein rabaptin-5 isoform X1, with protein sequence MENYTEENTINMNGSEELQEKINRLESENVKMREEFNVQRAKLKELFLQTEDELQRRLNDNTTLQEQNAKLKNELYEMQNLLVRTNLKMIRDTVEESSSSRIQLDAEVSKLKVTLTKLQEENKWLKSQLPREPPVDGPQISLSTVTKTIARKVVSQLGADALSLGSDNLEESMRKVKRYAQEDAEVLRSLVVPLEEEIKALKEKLRATDDELQKCKESVKRQQEPGSFEPACDMCANYEAQLVKMQATAKDLEKQLLDSERMLQMQKEDLAKEVEFRKEMEEKWNEKKEEHKIKVAELTDTSQTVQQTLVELKKAFEQVQRNAKEELVKLTRGREEVQRHLIALQKENENLVGKHSKHSQQLQSESINMPNNVEELHVSLLKMREDLITAKVAQEVAQEKEETLRYEVTLLHEQMEQESRVKEQEVLVLKNEISGLRTQLDKYIRDHRSLAEREEKLERLEKQLEAVLKENKEAELKIAELRQRVTSLQQELDTSEAVQKDFVRLSQSLQVQLERIRQAGSEVRWQHEEDVEECPTCHNAFTVTKKKVHCRHCGHIFCLSCLSHVVKSGPKQRPSRVCDVCHTLLVQDTAPYFSQEPPHTPD
- the Pat1 gene encoding protein interacting with APP tail-1 isoform X3 gives rise to the protein MAEKIQLLMNLPKSLYELSVARIVDLLQTHNFSRQCLADLPDILLFDVYYAMSKVDNFPFNEFITLEWSNLATFSKMLAITNGEIDLLICFELLGYPLRKELVSSYISWCNDANNNPDAQDGLIKLGLRFGGFLGDAGDIHESEEVLLKCQELCLLNNFTPENWCRTLKCCYRLLHVQAAYCLFENATRTLIQAMDLVKRLKQAEFECNFAALYTEFSVLYYMKDMYDEAYRWSIKALGQLKPTLPARITVDVLRQAAKSCLLKREFPKAGLLIEQAVYLGRQKFESHYLVNTNVLLDYGLYLLNIDNLIDSVYVYKKVVAARMSVFPKCNLHVALASVDLAYAMYVYEYNFGNFTEASLYCTHREYANRGTVTIERCLSNNLLLANAKKVYALILEEIAIQIRQQYISDMIDKSLRMAEEFYLYALHLIRKTLGEKNVLIANIYGNLGRFYQTMGRLEDAETMLNKAVRIKEQLLGPNDYEVGLSLGHLASLYTHDMIRYDEAEKLCHRSIVININTFGKSYSGLEYDYRTLLHIYIKRLEHEKVLQYETLLDEWKILRLQRTESENLPFDYERLPHPIEEVIDTFFTITFSVQ
- the Pat1 gene encoding protein interacting with APP tail-1 isoform X1, with the protein product MAEKIQLLMNLPKSLYELSVARIVDLLQTHNFSRQCLADLPDILLFDVYYAMSKVDNFPFNEFITLEWSNLATFSKMLAITNGEIDLLICFELLGYPLRKELVSSYISWCNDANNNPDAQDGLIKLGLRFGGFLGDAGDIHESEEVLLKCQELCLLNNFTPENWCRTLKCCYRLLHVQAAYCLFENATRTLIQAMDLVKRLKQAEFECNFAALYTEFSVLYYMKDMYDEAYRWSIKALGQLKPTLPARITVDVLRQAAKSCLLKREFPKAGLLIEQAVYLGRQKFESHYLVNTNVLLDYGLYLLNIDNLIDSVYVYKKVVAARMSVFPKCNLHVALASVDLAYAMYVYEYNFGNFTEASLYCTHREYANRGTVTIERCLSNNLLLANAKKVYALILEEIAIQIRQQYISDMIDKSLRMAEEFYLYALHLIRKTLGEKNVLIANIYGNLGRFYQTMGRLEDAETMLNKAVRIKEQLLGPNDYEVGLSLGHLASLYTHDMIRYDEAEKLCHRSIVISKWKIIILNVNDRAYFNTFMLLDINTFGKSYSGLEYDYRTLLHIYIKRLEHEKVLQYETLLDEWKILRLQRTESENLPFDYERLPHPIEEVIDTFFTITFSVQ